A genomic segment from Stenotrophomonas maltophilia encodes:
- a CDS encoding ligase-associated DNA damage response DEXH box helicase, whose amino-acid sequence MNRSQALRRLEDWFASKGWRSLPFQRAMWRHYLAGGSGLLHTPTGSGKTLAMFGGPLLQAMIDPLPSPRRASAVRPLQVLWVTPLRALASDTARALQAIVDGLGLGWRVGLRSGDASNRERRQAREGRIDVLVTTPESLALLLSYPDTLPRMRQLRCVVVDEWHELLGDKRGVLLQLNLAVLRDAAPAVQLWGLSATLGNLDEARDVLLPGQPDAPIVQGVRPRAISVRSLLPDPGERFPWAGHLGLAQLPRVLDALMRARSSLLFTNTRAQAELWHQALAAVWPEDQGTLALHHGSLDPALRQQVEDGLRAGALRCVVATSSLDLGVDFPEVEQVLQLGSPKGVARLRQRAGRARHRPGASGSILCVPSHALELAEYAAVRRALAEGVVEARRPPTLPLDVLAQHAVSRALAGGFDSAALLAQVRRTHAFASLDDDAWRAVLTFIVQGGEALAQYPDFHKVVRDADGWYRMHDRRQALRHRVSIGTISSDGSVRVQFLRGGSLGAVEEQFASRLRRGDHFQFAGRLLELVQLRDMTAFVRLARGRGDGVVPRWQGGQLPLSMPLGRELEWVLSGADDSAESRWLSPLLALQQQLSALPGPEHLLVEEVRRRDGQFLFVYPFAGRHVHEALAALLALRCTRRQRNSIGYAVNDHGLVLAPAQAIDLDAAQWRALLTPDQLLDDLRAAVNLGELARRQFRGIARVAGLLVPSLPGGMPRSLRQLQASAGLLYDVLREHDPGHLLLALAEREVLYDSLDLPGLQQVLARIGMQALAVQRPSSLTPLGFPLWAERLRGQFSNEDWRTRVQRAAQQLERRHGR is encoded by the coding sequence ATGAACCGCAGCCAGGCACTACGCCGGCTGGAAGACTGGTTCGCGTCGAAAGGCTGGCGCTCGTTACCGTTCCAGCGCGCGATGTGGCGGCACTATCTCGCTGGCGGATCCGGGTTGCTGCACACGCCGACAGGCAGTGGCAAGACACTGGCGATGTTCGGGGGACCGCTGCTGCAGGCCATGATCGACCCACTGCCTTCGCCCCGCCGCGCCAGTGCGGTGCGCCCGCTGCAGGTGCTGTGGGTGACGCCCTTGCGCGCATTGGCCAGTGATACCGCTCGCGCGCTCCAGGCCATCGTCGATGGGTTGGGGCTTGGATGGCGTGTCGGCCTGCGCAGCGGTGACGCCAGCAACCGCGAACGACGGCAGGCGCGCGAGGGCCGCATCGACGTACTGGTCACAACGCCGGAATCGCTGGCGCTGCTGTTGAGCTATCCGGATACGCTGCCGCGCATGCGCCAGCTGCGCTGCGTGGTGGTGGACGAATGGCACGAACTGCTGGGCGACAAGCGCGGTGTCCTGCTGCAGTTGAATCTGGCCGTGCTACGCGATGCCGCACCTGCAGTGCAGCTGTGGGGGCTGTCGGCCACGCTGGGCAATCTGGATGAGGCGCGCGACGTGCTGCTGCCCGGACAGCCCGACGCGCCGATCGTGCAGGGCGTGCGCCCGCGCGCGATCAGCGTGCGCAGCCTGCTGCCGGACCCTGGCGAACGTTTCCCCTGGGCGGGGCACCTGGGGCTGGCGCAGCTGCCGCGCGTGCTGGATGCGTTGATGCGGGCGCGCAGCAGCCTGCTGTTCACCAACACCCGTGCGCAGGCAGAACTATGGCATCAGGCGCTGGCCGCGGTCTGGCCGGAAGACCAGGGCACGCTTGCGCTGCACCACGGCTCGCTGGATCCGGCGCTGCGCCAGCAGGTGGAGGATGGCCTTCGCGCGGGCGCGCTGCGCTGCGTGGTTGCCACCTCCAGCCTCGACCTCGGCGTGGACTTCCCCGAGGTTGAGCAGGTACTGCAGCTGGGCAGCCCGAAGGGCGTGGCCCGCCTGCGCCAACGCGCTGGTCGTGCACGTCACCGCCCGGGCGCCAGCGGTTCCATCCTGTGCGTGCCCAGCCATGCACTGGAGCTGGCCGAATACGCCGCGGTGCGCCGTGCGTTGGCCGAAGGCGTGGTCGAAGCGCGCAGGCCGCCGACGCTGCCGCTGGATGTGCTGGCCCAGCATGCGGTCAGCCGCGCGCTGGCGGGCGGCTTCGACAGCGCGGCACTGCTGGCACAGGTACGGCGTACCCATGCCTTCGCATCTCTCGACGACGACGCATGGCGGGCCGTGCTGACGTTCATCGTGCAGGGCGGCGAGGCGCTGGCCCAGTACCCCGATTTCCACAAGGTCGTGCGTGATGCCGATGGGTGGTACCGCATGCACGACCGTCGCCAGGCGCTGCGTCATCGGGTGTCGATCGGCACCATCAGCAGCGATGGCAGCGTGCGCGTGCAGTTCCTGCGCGGCGGCAGCCTGGGCGCCGTAGAAGAACAGTTCGCCAGCCGCTTGCGCCGTGGCGATCACTTCCAGTTCGCCGGGCGCCTGCTGGAACTGGTGCAGTTGCGCGACATGACCGCCTTCGTGCGGCTGGCACGAGGGCGCGGTGATGGTGTGGTGCCGCGCTGGCAGGGAGGCCAGTTGCCACTGTCGATGCCGCTCGGCCGCGAGCTGGAGTGGGTACTGTCCGGCGCCGACGACAGTGCCGAATCACGCTGGTTGTCCCCCTTGCTGGCACTGCAGCAGCAGTTGTCGGCGCTTCCCGGCCCAGAGCATCTGCTGGTGGAAGAGGTGCGGCGCCGCGACGGCCAGTTCCTGTTCGTCTACCCTTTTGCCGGCCGTCACGTGCACGAGGCGCTGGCCGCCTTGCTCGCACTGCGCTGTACCCGCCGGCAGCGCAACAGCATCGGCTACGCGGTGAACGATCATGGCCTGGTGCTGGCACCGGCGCAGGCGATCGATCTGGATGCGGCGCAATGGCGAGCATTGCTCACCCCCGATCAGCTGCTTGACGATCTGCGTGCCGCAGTGAACCTGGGCGAGCTGGCGCGGCGCCAGTTCCGTGGTATCGCACGCGTAGCGGGCCTGCTGGTCCCCAGCCTGCCCGGCGGCATGCCGCGATCACTGCGCCAGCTGCAGGCCTCGGCGGGCCTGCTGTACGACGTGCTGCGCGAACATGACCCCGGCCACCTGCTGTTGGCATTGGCCGAACGCGAAGTGCTGTACGACAGCCTGGATCTGCCCGGACTACAGCAGGTACTGGCAAGGATCGGCATGCAGGCCCTCGCGGTGCAGCGGCCTTCGTCACTTACGCCACTGGGCTTCCCATTGTGGGCCGAACGCCTGCGTGGGCAGTTCAGCAACGAGGACTGGCGTACGCGCGTGCAACGCGCGGCCCAGCAGCTGGAACGCCGCCATGGCCGATGA
- the pdeM gene encoding ligase-associated DNA damage response endonuclease PdeM produces the protein MADELPLLRAGEPLILLGARALYWPARQALLIADLHLGKADVFRRAGIALPSGGTGEDLHRLQGVLDKHACRELWILGDILHGPAHRAAWYQQWLGWRERNAALDVHVLHGNHDRQLPHAQLQVKIHDEVRLPPFLLRHEPMPDAELHVIAGHLHPQVALQTLRRRFPAFWLRDRMTVLPAFSAFTAGIVPVPTGGEQMVACVENGLVELPVA, from the coding sequence ATGGCCGATGAACTTCCGCTGCTGCGCGCCGGCGAACCGCTGATTCTGCTTGGCGCGCGCGCACTGTACTGGCCCGCGCGGCAGGCGCTGTTGATCGCCGACCTGCACCTGGGCAAGGCCGATGTATTCCGCCGCGCCGGCATCGCGTTGCCCAGCGGCGGCACCGGCGAAGACCTGCATCGCCTGCAGGGTGTGCTGGACAAGCATGCCTGCCGCGAGTTGTGGATCCTGGGCGATATCCTGCATGGGCCGGCGCATCGCGCTGCGTGGTACCAGCAATGGCTCGGATGGCGCGAACGCAATGCCGCACTGGACGTGCATGTCCTGCACGGCAATCACGACCGCCAGCTGCCGCATGCGCAGCTGCAGGTCAAGATCCACGATGAGGTACGGCTACCGCCGTTCCTGCTTCGGCATGAGCCAATGCCCGATGCGGAGCTGCATGTGATCGCCGGGCATCTGCATCCGCAGGTTGCCTTGCAGACTCTGCGGCGGCGCTTCCCCGCATTCTGGCTGCGTGACCGGATGACGGTACTGCCGGCCTTTTCCGCGTTCACCGCCGGAATCGTGCCTGTTCCCACCGGTGGCGAACAGATGGTCGCCTGCGTGGAAAACGGCCTGGTGGAACTGCCGGTGGCTTGA
- a CDS encoding FAD-dependent oxidoreductase: MKERLRIAVIGYGTAGQAVAILLTRDGHEVEIFERVPTPGPVGAGFLLQPSGLQVLWQMGLLDAVRAHAAPVHRLYGDTPCERAVMDMRYDGLDARLHGLGMQRGALFSLLDQARAGAGQLHAGVSIAAVDAGQGRLRDSEGRMHGPFDLVVAADGAASTLRGAIEGGAGLDRVYPWGALWCLLPAEDWPHLQELRQRYVAARKMIGLLPVGTRPGDDTPRLSFFWSLPRADFERWQADGMTPWLDELHALWPQASTRFAHLRDAGQLARAVYRDAVMTRWHHGRMVLAGDAAHAMSPQLGQGVNMALLDALALRDAVRTHGGGAAALQAYQAQRRAHVAVYQRWSRWLTPLFQSDRDAWAKARDVLLGPMGRLPGGRGHMLRVLSGTQHGWFGSLALDPAFVEALATAAEMPRIHAITANA; this comes from the coding sequence ATGAAGGAACGACTGCGCATCGCCGTGATCGGCTACGGCACTGCTGGCCAGGCAGTGGCCATCCTGCTCACCCGTGATGGCCACGAGGTGGAGATCTTCGAACGCGTGCCCACGCCGGGGCCGGTCGGGGCGGGCTTCCTGCTGCAACCCAGCGGCCTGCAGGTGCTGTGGCAGATGGGCCTGCTCGATGCAGTTCGTGCGCATGCCGCGCCGGTGCACCGCCTGTATGGCGATACGCCGTGCGAACGCGCGGTGATGGACATGCGCTACGACGGCCTGGATGCGCGCCTGCACGGCCTCGGCATGCAGCGCGGAGCGTTGTTCTCGCTGCTGGACCAAGCGCGCGCAGGTGCGGGCCAGCTGCATGCCGGCGTCTCCATTGCCGCAGTGGATGCCGGGCAGGGCCGCCTGCGCGACAGTGAAGGGCGCATGCATGGTCCATTCGACCTGGTGGTGGCCGCCGATGGCGCGGCCTCGACGCTGCGCGGCGCGATCGAAGGCGGTGCCGGGCTGGATCGCGTGTATCCATGGGGTGCGCTGTGGTGCCTGCTGCCGGCCGAAGACTGGCCGCACCTGCAGGAGCTGCGGCAGCGCTACGTGGCCGCGCGCAAGATGATCGGGCTGCTGCCGGTCGGTACGCGGCCCGGTGACGACACGCCGCGCCTGAGCTTCTTCTGGAGCCTGCCACGCGCCGACTTCGAACGTTGGCAGGCGGATGGCATGACGCCCTGGCTGGACGAACTGCACGCCCTGTGGCCGCAGGCCAGTACACGCTTCGCACATCTGCGTGACGCTGGCCAGCTGGCGCGCGCAGTCTACCGCGACGCCGTGATGACGCGCTGGCATCACGGCCGCATGGTGCTGGCCGGCGATGCCGCACACGCGATGAGCCCGCAGCTGGGGCAGGGCGTGAACATGGCACTGCTCGATGCGTTGGCGCTGCGCGATGCGGTGCGCACGCATGGCGGTGGTGCCGCTGCATTGCAGGCCTACCAGGCGCAACGCAGGGCCCACGTTGCGGTCTACCAGCGCTGGAGCCGTTGGCTGACCCCGCTGTTCCAGTCCGACCGCGATGCCTGGGCGAAGGCGCGCGACGTATTGCTTGGCCCAATGGGGCGACTGCCGGGTGGGCGTGGCCACATGCTGCGCGTGCTCAGTGGTACCCAGCACGGCTGGTTCGGTTCGCTTGCGCTGGATCCGGCTTTCGTCGAAGCACTGGCAACCGCGGCGGAGATGCCTCGCATCCATGCGATCACAGCCAATGCGTGA
- a CDS encoding cold-shock protein codes for MPNGTVKWFNDAKGFGFISPEDGSADVFAHFSAINSKGFRSLQEGQRVTYDVTQGPKGAQASNITPAE; via the coding sequence ATGCCGAACGGTACCGTCAAGTGGTTCAACGACGCCAAGGGATTTGGCTTCATCTCGCCGGAGGATGGCAGCGCCGACGTGTTCGCGCACTTCTCCGCCATCAACTCCAAGGGCTTCCGCAGCCTGCAGGAAGGCCAGCGTGTCACCTATGACGTGACCCAGGGCCCGAAGGGTGCCCAGGCTTCGAACATCACGCCGGCCGAGTGA
- a CDS encoding S-methyl-5'-thioinosine phosphorylase has product MQQIALAVIGGTGVYNLAKLDDVQTHEIDTRFGRPSGPVRVGTLLGHRVAFLARHGEGHSLPPHKINYRANLAALQQLGAQRVLALNTVGGITEHFGPRVLACPDQIIDYTWGRISTICEEEGTDVVHVDFGHPYTPMLRSKILAAAKVTGVTVHDGGCYGATQGPRLETIAEIARMRRDGCDLVGMTGMPEAALARELGLDYACLAIIANWAAGCGDGEEITMAEVLANVQAASNGLPELVGELARG; this is encoded by the coding sequence ATGCAACAGATTGCCCTGGCCGTGATCGGCGGTACCGGTGTCTACAACCTAGCCAAGCTTGACGACGTGCAGACCCACGAGATCGACACCCGCTTCGGCCGCCCGTCGGGCCCGGTGCGCGTGGGCACGCTGCTCGGCCATCGCGTGGCGTTCCTGGCGCGTCACGGTGAGGGGCATTCGCTGCCGCCGCACAAGATCAACTACCGCGCCAACCTGGCCGCGCTGCAGCAGCTGGGCGCGCAGCGCGTGCTGGCGTTGAACACGGTGGGAGGCATCACCGAACACTTTGGTCCGCGCGTGCTGGCCTGCCCGGACCAGATCATCGATTACACCTGGGGCCGCATCAGCACGATCTGTGAAGAAGAAGGCACCGACGTGGTCCACGTCGATTTCGGCCATCCGTACACGCCGATGCTGCGCAGCAAGATCCTGGCGGCAGCCAAAGTGACCGGTGTCACGGTCCATGACGGTGGCTGCTATGGCGCAACGCAGGGCCCGCGGCTGGAAACCATCGCCGAAATCGCCCGCATGCGCCGCGACGGTTGCGATCTGGTGGGCATGACCGGCATGCCGGAAGCCGCGCTGGCGCGGGAGCTGGGGCTGGATTATGCCTGCCTGGCGATCATCGCCAACTGGGCCGCCGGCTGCGGTGATGGCGAGGAGATTACGATGGCTGAAGTGCTGGCCAATGTGCAGGCGGCAAGCAACGGACTTCCGGAACTGGTGGGCGAATTGGCGCGGGGGTGA
- a CDS encoding hypoxanthine-guanine phosphoribosyltransferase — protein MPNLTISQALAQADLLVDRPTIDKAIAGIADAIARDYKGEVPLFLSIMHGALPFAGQLALELGARGQDVQFDYLHATRYRGETTGGDLVWKHKPATSLFGRRVLLVDDILDEGYTLQGVRTWCLEQGATDVRIAAMTVKKHDRALPDVTADYAGIELPDRYVFGFGMDVNETLRCVPAIYAMKE, from the coding sequence ATGCCCAACCTCACCATTTCCCAGGCCCTGGCCCAGGCTGACCTGCTGGTCGACCGCCCCACCATCGACAAGGCCATCGCGGGTATCGCCGACGCCATCGCGCGCGATTACAAGGGCGAGGTGCCGTTGTTCCTGTCGATCATGCATGGTGCGCTGCCGTTCGCCGGCCAGCTGGCGCTGGAGCTGGGCGCGCGCGGCCAGGACGTGCAGTTCGATTACCTGCACGCCACCCGCTACCGTGGCGAAACCACCGGCGGCGACCTGGTCTGGAAGCACAAGCCTGCCACCTCGCTGTTCGGCCGCCGCGTGCTGCTGGTCGACGACATCCTCGATGAGGGCTACACCCTGCAGGGCGTGCGCACCTGGTGCCTGGAGCAGGGGGCGACCGACGTGCGCATCGCTGCGATGACCGTGAAGAAGCATGACCGCGCACTGCCGGACGTGACTGCCGATTACGCCGGCATCGAGCTGCCGGACCGCTACGTGTTCGGCTTCGGCATGGACGTCAACGAGACCCTGCGCTGCGTGCCGGCCATCTACGCAATGAAGGAATAA
- the nagZ gene encoding beta-N-acetylhexosaminidase, translating to MLLIGVAGTELTAQERDWLQHDAVAGVVLFKRNFASRQQVTDLSAAIRAAAPRPQLICVDQEGGRVQRFREGYSELPPLQDIGALYAADPQQALALAEQHAWLMASEVRASGLDLSFAPVVDLGRGNRAIGNRAFSEDPQVVAAFTAAYVRGMHAVGMAATLKHFPGHGTVLEDTHVDTAIDPRALDELRAQDLVPFQAGIAAGADAVMMAHVIYPQVAPEPAGYSPRWIQDILRGELGFRGVVFSDDIGMAASHSAGGVPARVHAHLDAGCDVVLVCHPELVDEALHAVQGRSLNTAALLGLLGRGALGWDGLLADARHGDTQSRLLETLGRTV from the coding sequence ATGCTGCTGATCGGCGTTGCCGGCACCGAACTGACCGCCCAGGAACGTGACTGGCTGCAGCACGACGCCGTGGCCGGAGTGGTGCTGTTCAAGCGCAACTTCGCCTCGCGCCAGCAGGTGACCGATCTGAGCGCGGCGATCCGTGCCGCCGCCCCGCGCCCGCAGCTGATCTGCGTGGACCAGGAGGGCGGCCGTGTGCAGCGCTTCCGCGAGGGCTACAGCGAGCTGCCGCCGCTGCAGGACATCGGTGCGCTGTACGCCGCCGACCCGCAGCAGGCCCTGGCCCTGGCCGAGCAGCACGCCTGGCTGATGGCCAGCGAAGTGCGCGCCAGCGGCCTGGACCTGAGCTTCGCGCCGGTGGTCGACCTTGGCCGCGGCAACCGCGCCATCGGCAACCGCGCCTTCAGTGAAGACCCGCAGGTGGTAGCCGCGTTCACCGCCGCCTATGTGCGTGGCATGCATGCGGTCGGCATGGCCGCCACGCTCAAGCATTTCCCTGGCCACGGCACCGTGCTGGAAGACACCCACGTCGATACTGCGATCGATCCGCGCGCGCTGGACGAACTGCGCGCGCAGGACCTGGTGCCGTTCCAGGCCGGCATCGCCGCCGGTGCCGATGCAGTGATGATGGCCCACGTGATCTATCCGCAGGTGGCACCGGAGCCGGCCGGCTACTCGCCGCGCTGGATCCAGGACATCCTGCGCGGCGAGCTCGGCTTCCGCGGCGTGGTGTTCTCCGATGACATCGGCATGGCCGCCTCGCACAGCGCCGGTGGCGTGCCGGCACGCGTGCACGCGCACCTGGATGCCGGCTGTGACGTGGTGCTGGTCTGCCACCCGGAACTGGTCGATGAAGCCCTGCACGCGGTGCAGGGACGCTCCCTCAATACTGCTGCGCTGCTGGGCCTGCTTGGCCGCGGCGCGCTCGGCTGGGACGGCCTGCTGGCCGATGCCCGCCATGGCGACACCCAATCCCGTCTGCTTGAAACCCTTGGAAGAACCGTCTGA
- a CDS encoding DsbA family oxidoreductase, with product MRIDIYSDVVCPWCWIGKHRFQQGVQLLGANAPGLDIHWQPFQLDPDADDTPVPLREAYVRKFGGVERTEQILGQTQTTARAEGLPMDFSQGQVRVTTLPAHRLLWLAGEHGVQDAVGEALFRAHFEHGQNLADTAVLVKAGVAGGLDGGEIAQMLASDRGLAEVDAKLAQAHALGISSVPTFVIDGKWAISGAQPPEAFANALRQIAAEQGALAASADGDEACGPDGCKV from the coding sequence ATGAGAATCGACATCTACTCCGACGTGGTCTGCCCCTGGTGCTGGATCGGCAAGCATCGCTTCCAGCAGGGTGTGCAGTTGCTGGGCGCCAACGCGCCTGGACTCGATATCCACTGGCAGCCGTTCCAGTTGGATCCGGACGCGGACGACACCCCGGTGCCGCTGCGCGAGGCCTATGTGCGCAAGTTCGGTGGCGTCGAGCGCACCGAGCAGATCCTCGGCCAGACCCAGACCACCGCGCGGGCCGAGGGCCTGCCGATGGATTTCAGCCAGGGCCAGGTGCGGGTGACCACGCTGCCGGCGCACCGGCTGCTGTGGCTGGCCGGCGAGCACGGCGTGCAGGACGCGGTGGGTGAAGCGCTGTTCCGCGCCCACTTCGAGCATGGCCAGAATCTGGCCGATACCGCCGTGCTGGTGAAGGCCGGTGTGGCTGGCGGCCTGGACGGTGGGGAGATCGCGCAGATGCTGGCCTCCGACCGCGGCCTGGCCGAGGTCGACGCCAAGCTGGCGCAGGCCCATGCATTGGGCATTTCTTCGGTGCCGACCTTCGTGATTGATGGGAAATGGGCCATTTCCGGGGCACAGCCGCCAGAGGCCTTCGCCAACGCCCTGCGCCAGATCGCGGCCGAACAGGGCGCCCTGGCAGCTTCGGCTGACGGAGACGAGGCCTGCGGCCCGGACGGCTGCAAGGTCTGA
- a CDS encoding CYTH domain-containing protein: MGIEIERKFLVSSDGWRTAAHRVIPMAQGYINDMGALDRGTQYASVRVRIEGDHAALNLKSRTIGHTRQEFDYPIPVDDARALLALCVGGLIDKRRHLVEHAGLTWEVDEFLGDNAGLVVAEVELDSADQAIDLPDWVGAEVTDDARYYNVALASHPYSQW; encoded by the coding sequence ATGGGCATTGAAATCGAACGCAAATTCCTCGTCAGCAGCGATGGCTGGCGTACCGCCGCGCACCGGGTGATCCCGATGGCGCAGGGCTACATCAACGACATGGGTGCGCTCGATCGTGGCACCCAGTACGCGTCGGTGCGCGTGCGCATCGAAGGCGACCACGCCGCGCTGAACCTGAAGTCGCGCACCATCGGCCATACCCGCCAGGAGTTCGATTACCCGATCCCGGTGGACGATGCACGCGCACTGCTGGCGCTGTGCGTGGGCGGCCTGATCGACAAGCGCCGCCACCTGGTCGAACACGCAGGGCTGACCTGGGAGGTGGACGAGTTCCTCGGCGACAACGCCGGACTGGTGGTGGCCGAAGTCGAACTGGACAGCGCCGACCAGGCGATCGACCTGCCGGATTGGGTGGGTGCCGAAGTCACCGACGATGCACGCTACTACAATGTCGCGCTGGCCAGCCACCCCTATTCACAGTGGTGA
- the rlmD gene encoding 23S rRNA (uracil(1939)-C(5))-methyltransferase RlmD: MARSRSRTDRTPFQTEILDLSHDGRGVARREGEGGKVTFVSGALPGEVVMAEQTARSRHFDEARTLEVLQASPQRVTPKCPHFGTCAGCVLQHLDEDQQIVAKQRVLMDNLERIGHVKPGTVLAPLVGESWGYRRKGRFSVRRVEKKDKTLVGFREQDPRFVADLSQCLTVIPEIGTKVEALSTFIESLDGKRDIPQIEFIAGDQAVVLTVRHLQPLSDADRVAWAAFGQQHGFVIYLQSGGVDTVQPLDGQGVPLSFRLAPWDVELAFRPLDFIQVNAKLNEKMIAHALDLLEPGEDERVLDLFCGLGNFTLPLARRVREVVGVEGDAGLVARARENAERNGLANAQFFSADLTQDQRSTPWMRQGFDKLLLDPPRSGAIEVLQQLPLKQFKRIVYVSCHPGSLARDAGYLVNEQGFTLVSAGAMDMFPHTAHVESIAVFEKR; encoded by the coding sequence GTGGCCCGATCCCGCTCCCGCACCGACCGTACCCCATTCCAGACCGAGATCCTCGACCTCAGCCATGATGGTCGCGGTGTCGCCCGCCGTGAAGGCGAGGGCGGCAAGGTCACCTTCGTCAGCGGCGCCCTGCCCGGCGAGGTGGTGATGGCTGAACAGACTGCCCGCAGCCGCCATTTCGACGAGGCGCGCACCCTGGAGGTGCTTCAGGCCTCGCCGCAGCGGGTGACCCCCAAGTGCCCCCATTTCGGCACCTGCGCCGGCTGCGTGCTGCAGCACCTGGACGAAGACCAGCAGATCGTCGCCAAGCAGCGCGTGCTGATGGACAACCTGGAGCGGATCGGCCATGTGAAGCCGGGCACCGTGCTCGCGCCGCTGGTCGGCGAGAGCTGGGGCTACCGCCGTAAGGGCCGTTTCTCGGTGCGTCGGGTCGAAAAGAAGGACAAGACCCTGGTCGGCTTCCGTGAACAGGATCCGCGCTTCGTCGCCGACCTCAGCCAGTGCCTGACCGTGATCCCCGAGATCGGCACCAAGGTCGAGGCGCTGTCGACCTTCATCGAGTCACTCGATGGCAAGCGTGACATCCCGCAGATCGAATTCATCGCCGGTGACCAGGCTGTGGTCCTGACCGTGCGCCACCTGCAGCCGCTCAGCGATGCCGACCGCGTGGCCTGGGCGGCCTTCGGCCAGCAGCATGGCTTCGTGATCTACCTGCAGTCGGGCGGCGTGGACACCGTGCAGCCGCTGGACGGGCAGGGCGTGCCGCTGTCGTTCCGTCTGGCGCCGTGGGATGTCGAGCTGGCGTTCCGCCCGCTGGACTTCATCCAGGTCAATGCCAAGCTCAACGAGAAGATGATCGCCCACGCCCTGGACCTGCTGGAACCGGGTGAGGACGAGCGCGTGCTGGACCTGTTCTGCGGCCTGGGCAACTTCACCCTGCCGCTGGCCCGCCGCGTGCGCGAGGTGGTCGGCGTGGAAGGCGATGCCGGCCTGGTCGCGCGTGCGCGTGAGAACGCCGAGCGCAACGGCCTGGCCAACGCGCAGTTCTTCAGCGCAGACCTGACCCAGGACCAGCGCAGCACCCCGTGGATGCGCCAGGGCTTCGACAAGCTGCTGCTGGACCCGCCGCGCTCGGGCGCGATCGAAGTGCTGCAGCAGCTGCCGCTGAAGCAGTTCAAGCGCATCGTCTACGTCAGCTGCCACCCGGGCTCGCTGGCGCGCGATGCCGGCTACCTGGTCAACGAACAGGGCTTTACCCTGGTCAGCGCCGGTGCCATGGACATGTTCCCGCACACCGCGCACGTGGAAAGCATCGCGGTGTTCGAGAAGCGCTGA
- a CDS encoding response regulator, with product MQMTPRAARPRFLLVEDDIISRGFFKAALETLPADVDTADSLASALASAEPGAHDLWLIDVNLPDGNGAQLLRELRRSHPDTPALAHTADGDTSIHARLREAGFSDTLVKPLGRDQLLKAVRRALVNSPAGIFVAQAPAAVELAVQDWDETAALAALNGQRNHLIALRELFLAELPGVRDAVEQAVDQHDERQLRSQLHRLQASCGFVGAARLGRAVRQLHYAPESGQAQDGFRAAVAALLH from the coding sequence ATGCAGATGACCCCGCGGGCCGCACGGCCCCGCTTCCTGCTTGTCGAGGACGACATCATCAGCCGCGGTTTTTTCAAGGCGGCGTTGGAAACGTTACCGGCGGATGTGGACACCGCAGATTCGCTGGCCAGCGCCCTGGCCAGTGCCGAACCCGGCGCGCACGATCTATGGCTGATCGACGTCAACCTGCCGGACGGCAACGGCGCGCAGCTGCTGCGTGAGCTGCGCCGTTCACATCCCGACACGCCGGCGCTGGCACATACCGCCGACGGCGATACCTCCATCCACGCCCGCCTGCGCGAAGCCGGTTTCAGCGACACCCTGGTCAAGCCACTGGGCCGTGACCAGCTGCTGAAGGCGGTGCGCCGCGCACTGGTCAACAGCCCGGCGGGGATCTTCGTGGCACAGGCCCCGGCCGCGGTCGAACTGGCCGTGCAGGACTGGGACGAGACCGCAGCCCTGGCCGCGCTCAATGGCCAGCGCAACCACCTGATCGCGCTGCGCGAGCTGTTCCTGGCCGAGTTGCCGGGCGTGCGTGACGCGGTCGAGCAGGCGGTGGACCAGCACGACGAGCGCCAGCTGCGCAGCCAGTTGCACCGGTTGCAGGCCAGCTGTGGCTTCGTGGGGGCCGCACGATTGGGGCGGGCGGTGCGCCAGCTGCATTACGCACCCGAGTCCGGGCAGGCCCAGGACGGGTTCCGCGCCGCGGTCGCTGCCCTGCTGCATTGA